From Dehalococcoidales bacterium:
GGGGCAATCAAAAAGAATGACCTTACCGTAACCTACATTACCGGAGCCGGGCCGCGGACGCAGGAGACGGTGGCCGATGTGGTTAAACCATTCACCATACAGCCCACCGTTGAATCCTTCGAAGAGGTGCTCGGCACGCCGGTTTAAGCTTAATTGTACTTTACCCATACCGCTTTAATCGCATTGAAGGTAAAGGAGGACTAACAAGATGATTAAAAGACAGGTAATGTTTACTTTCCCCCAGGACCTGATTAAGGAGCCTATTATCTATAATCTTAGTCAGCAGTTCAATGTTGTAACCAACATTCGCCGGGCAGATGTATCCGAAGACAAGGGCTGGGTGGTACTGGAACTGGAGGGAGAGGAGAAAGA
This genomic window contains:
- a CDS encoding NIL domain-containing protein, translated to MIKRQVMFTFPQDLIKEPIIYNLSQQFNVVTNIRRADVSEDKGWVVLELEGEEKDIEDGITWVTAKGVRVDPVIGDIVEG